One segment of Macrotis lagotis isolate mMagLag1 chromosome 1, bilby.v1.9.chrom.fasta, whole genome shotgun sequence DNA contains the following:
- the ASXL1 gene encoding polycomb group protein ASXL1 isoform X2 produces the protein MKDKQKRKKERTWAEAARLVLENYSDAPMTPKQILQVIEAEGLKEMSGTSPLACLNAMLHSNSRGEGLFYKLPGRISLFTLKKDALQWSRNPSVPEGEELEDTADVESCGSNEASTVSGDNDESQGRTISTTREMYRAASQTSKPKKKTGVMLPRVVLTPLKVNGAHMESASGFSGRHADGESSSTSSSSSSSLALCNTAMRNRVEITRDPPQILRGIRKPATGQMKRNRGEEIDFETPGSILVNTNLRALINSRTFNALPSHFQQQLLFLLPEVDRQVGTDGLMRLSSSALNNEFFTHAAQSWRERLADGEFTHEMQVRIRQEMEKEKKVEQWKEKFFEDYYGQKLGLTREESLQHNSSQEETELKGGLCVPGETIRPQRSPATRQRDGHFKKRSRPDLRCRARRSLYKKHEPEQTEASKETTPVVPDSSLYKEEKAETDLTEGSSSCLPGVSSTELKPDTPETPIVTMTARIQNSSEVLALASPTLSRIPSLPQENTDQETKDQKRKSFEQSAASSFPEKKPRLEDRQSFRNTIESVHPEKPQPTKEEPKVPPIRIQLSRIKPPWVVKGQPTYQICPRIVPNTEHSSRGRTGARTLADIKARALQARAQREAATASIGGGGGPGGGGGGNTDEGGGGGEISDHSEHRGAKRTHGRCTPNLQRTQLLPPGHVFDGEQTLLETGTPEGDWLLAGKDDLSSPIGEEGCMFHRVADILTSESEQVLPPFTVVSHSQPNDAMVQTSSDTLVHDRLSEKPDLPSDVRTEHESCTPSQKGKGEELGQMVLSENDSVQSQVEVVLEKVADQTLSLDSNSTVKDSVHSLVASLVPELLLDERQQVGPLNEVELNDTNSITEESNDSQENLKDEALVADSVAPWLSDPSNVQTVQEQEVDSRESTSSTEPYSGSDPEKKVTIQVLDLLGCHPATQDSINHSDSLPQLWELSAEGDMTNVCKQIEEVQRLKLNGDCETLSTHSESTDTASDLEAELTEASVETDPDLGPQPNTEEATIGHGSSVGIMTEKCVWNQSDSSLKINREPCKGDLPSVTSVGKGLELQSWVSHVSDGSVPQKPTESLPQVSSEKQPGSPCLARPVSSDETNNPLVMQLLQGNLTLENVLPAAHSATKLEAMQSLSENMEQSSIDCFGESTLDPETSGNVAGRKSASSISPRALRDLLPQECHDPEAVLPKPKGNQTLPDTPPKNSKVVSNSSSPPPSANLVGASGKLEEVESKDKFSSFSFEEQKELTVSPNLPQHNNVDSTLGRSPGKQTVPRIPRFLTPNVISVGPNQICGAPIDKNYVGGQGKKLFGSGFLGSTAIALHHSRSVEPVPPNIPTTEPVFPSRKPGLNKNTLSGVGGVQSTRTEWSPKQPSNSFSSIKNENVLACGSGPPKSNAENRKAIGHKPFELMEHFQGMPLVMDLPFFKLPREPGKGLNQPLEPSSIPSQLNIKQAFYGKLSKLQLNSTSFNYSSSTPTFPRSLAGSVMQLSHKANFAANHSASLSVQMFTDSSNMEEISLKCSCSLKAMIMCKGCGAFCHDDCIGPSKLCVLCLVVR, from the exons AAGGATGCCCTACAGTGGTCTAGAAATCCATCTGTGCCTGAGGGAGAAGAATTAGAGGATACAGCAGATGTAGAAAGCTGTGGATCGAATGAAGCCAGCACTGTGAGTGGTGACAATGATG AGTCTCAAGGTAGAACTATCTCTACTACCAGGGAGATGTACAGAGCTGCTTCACAG acaAGCAAACCGAAGAAAAAGACTGGAGTGATGCTACCTCGAGTTGTCCTGACCCCTCTGAAAGTAAATGGTGCACACATGGAATCTGCATCAG GATTTTCTGGACGACATGCTGATGGAGAAAGCAGTAGCACTTCAAGCAGCAGCAGTAGCTCCCTGGCCCTATGCAACACTGCCATGCGTAATCGGGTGGAAATTACCCGTGATCCTCCCCAGATTTTGCGAGGTATCAGGAAACCAGCAACAG GGCAAATGAAGCGCAACAGAGGGGAGGAGATCGATTTTGAGACGCCTGGTTCTATCCTTGTCAACACAAACCTCCGTGCCCTAATAAATTCTCGAACCTTCAATGCCCTTCCTTCACATTTCCAGCAACAACTCCTCTTCCTCCTGCCTGAGGTGGACAGACAG GTTGGGACAGATGGCCTGATGCGACTCAGCAGCAGTGCTCTGAATAACGAGTTTTTCACCCATGCGGCTCAGAGTTGGCGGGAACGCTTGGCTGATG GTGAATTTACTCATGAGATGCAAGTCAGAATACgacaagaaatggagaaagaaaagaaagtagaacaGTGGAAAGAAAAGTTCTTTGAAGATTACTATGGACAGAA GTTGGGTTTGACCAGAGAAGAGTCACTGCAGCATAATTCTAGCCAAGAGGAAACTGAACTCAAGGGTGGCTTGTGCGTTCCAGGAGAAACAATTCGACCACAACGTAGTCCCGCTACACGTCAGCGGGATGGCCACTTCAAGAAACGCTCTAGGCCAGACCTTCGATGCAGAGCCAGGAGAAGTCTGTATAAGAAACATGAACCTGAACAAACAGAAGCCTCTAAGGAGACAACACCTGTGGTGCCAGATTCCTCCCTTTATAAGGAAGAAAAGGCTGAAACAGACTTGACAGAAGGAAGCAGTTCATGTCTGCCTGGTGTGTCCTCTACAGAATTAAAACCAGATACTCCAGAGACACCAATTGTGACCATGACTGCCAGGATCCAAAATAGTTCGGAGGTCTTGGCCTTAGCCTCTCCCACTCTCAGCAGAATTCCTAGCTTGCCCCAGGAGAATACTGACCAGGAGACAAAAGACCAGAAACGGAAGTCCTTTGAGCAGTCAGCTGCTTCCTCCTTTCCCGAAAAGAAGCCCCGGCTTGAAGATCGTCAGTCCTTTCGTAACACAATTGAAAGTGTTCACCCCGAAAAGCCGCAGCCTACTAAAGAGGAGCCCAAAGTCCCGCCAATCCGG aTTCAACTTTCACGTATCAAACCGCCCTGGGTGGTTAAAGGTCAGCCCACTTACCAAATATGCCCCCGGATTGTCCCCAACACAGAGCACTCCAGCCGGGGCAGAACTGGTGCCAGAACCCTCGCAGACATTAAGGCCCGCGCTCTGCAAGCCCGAGCCCAGAGAGAAGCCGCCACAGCTTCTATCGGAGGTGGGGGCGGGCCAGGGGGAGGTGGTGGAGGGAACACCGATGAAGGAGGCGGTGGAGGTGAGATTAGTGACCATTCCGAGCACAGGGGAGCCAAGAGGACTCACGGAAGGTGTACGCCAAATCTACAGCGAACACAACTATTGCCGCCTGGTCATGTCTTCGACGGGGAGCAAACCCTGTTAGAAACGGGTACTCCTGAAGGAGACTGGCTGCTAGCTGGGAAAGATGACTTGTCCTCTCCTATTGGAGAGGAAGGCTGTATGTTTCACAGAGTTGCTGACATCCTCACAAGTGAGTCAGAACAGGTGCTACCGCCTTTCACTGTTGTTTCTCATAGCCAGCCAAATGATGCTATGGTCCAGACTTCTTCTGACACACTGGTACATGATAGGTTAAGTGAGAAGCCTGATTTACCTAGTGATGTAAGGACTGAACATGAGTCTTGTACCCCTTCTCAGAAAGGGAAGGGTGAAGAATTGGGACAGATGGTTCTCTCAGAGAATGATTCTGTTCAGTCTCAGGTAGAAGTTGTCTTAGAAAAAGTAGCTGACCAGACCCTAAGTTTGGACTCTAATTCCACTGTGAAGGACTCCGTACATTCATTGGTAGCCAGTCTAGTTCCTGAATTGTTATTGGATGAAAGGCAGCAAGTTGGACCATTGAATGAAGTAGAACTTAATGATACAAATTCAATCACAGAGGAAAGCAATGACAGCCAAGAAAACTTGAAAGATGAAGCTCTTGTTGCTGACAGTGTAGCTCCTTGGTTATCTGACCCATCAAATGTCCAGACAGTGCAAGAGCAAGAAGTGGACTCTAGGGAAAGCACCTCATCTACTGAACCCTACAGTGGAAGTGACCCAGAGAAAAAGGTTACCATTCAAGTATTGGATTTACTTGGTTGCCACCCTGCTACCCAAGATAGCATTAATCATTCTGATAGCCTTCCTCAGCTTTGGGAACTCTCCGCAGAAGGAGATATGACTAATGTCTGTAAACAGATTGAAGAAGTTCAAAGACTTAAACTTAATGGAGACTGTGAAACACTGAGTACCCACAGTGAGTCAACAGACACAGCCTCTGACTTGGAAGCTGAATTAACTGAAGCCAGTGTAGAGACAGATCCAGATTTGGGCCCCCAACCCAACACTGAAGAAGCTACTATAGGGCATGGATCATCAGTTGGGATCATGACTGAGAAATGTGTTTGGAAtcaatctgattcttctttaaaaattaatagagaGCCATGCAAGGGAGACTTGCCTTCAGTAACTTCAGTGGGCAAAGGGCTTGAGCTTCAAAGCTGGGTATCTCATGTATCTGATGGATCTGTCCCACAGAAGCCAACTGAATCCTTACCACAAGTCAGTTCTGAAAAACAGCCAGGGTCTCCATGCCTTGCCCGACCTGTGTCATCAGATGAGACTAACAATCCACTAGTGATGCAATTGCTTCAGGGCAACTTGACCCTTGAGAATGTCCTGCCAGCAGCACATAGTGCCACTAAATTGGAAGCTATGCAGTCATTATCTGAAAACATGGAGCAGAGTAGTATTGATTGTTTTGGAGAATCCACTCTTGATCCTGAGACAAGTGGAAATGTTGCTGGAAGAAAAAGTGCTAGCTCTATTTCCCCAAGGGCATTAAGGGATCTGCTTCCACAGGAGTGCCATGATCCTGAGGCAGTGCTTCCCAAGCCCAAAGGTAACCAGACTCTCCCTGACACTCCCCCAAAGAACTCAAAGGTTGTCTCAAATTCAAGTTCTCCACCACCATCAGCAAATCTAGTGGGAGCTTCAGGGAAATTGGAAGAAGTAGAGTCCAAAGataaattctcttccttcagtTTTGAAGAGCAAAAAGAGTTGACTGTATCCCCTAACCTGCCGCAACATAATAATGTAGATTCAACTCTGGGTAGAAGTCCAGGAAAACAAACTGTCCCAAGGATACCTCGGTTCTTGACTCCAAATGTGATCTCTGTTGGTCCCAATCAAATCTGTGGGGCCCCAATAGATAAAAATTATGTTGGTGGACAAGGGAAAAAGCTTTTTGGGTCTGGATTCCTTGGGAGCACAGCCATAGCCCTGCATCATTCCAGATCAGTGGAGCCAGTACCTCCCAATATCCCTACCACGGAGCCAGTTTTTCCTAGTAGGAAGCCGGGACTAAACAAAAACACGCTATCTGGAGTAGGAGGAGTCCAGTCAACAAGAACAGAATGGTCCCCAAAGCAGCCCTCCAACTCTTTTAGCAGCATCAAGAATGAGAACGTGTTGGCATGTGGGAGTGGCCCACCGAAGAGTAATGCAGAGAACAGGAAAGCCATTGGCCACAAACCTTTTGAACTGATGGAGCATTTTCAAGGGATGCCCCTTGTCATGGATTTACCATTCTTCAAGCTCCCCAGGGAACCTGGAAAAGGGCTCAACCAGCCATTAGAGCCTTCTTCCATCCCCTCCCAGCTCAATATCAAGCAGGCATTTTATGGGAAACTTTCTAAGCTGCAGTTGAATTCCACCAGTTTTAATTATTCATCCAGCACACCAACCTTTCCCAGAAGCCTCGCTGGGAGTGTGATGCAGCTAAGCCACAAAGCAAACTTTGCTGCAAACCACAGTGCATCTCTCTCTGTGCAAATGTTCACCGATAGCAGCAACATGGAAGAAATCTCACTCAAATGCTCCTGTAGCCTAAAAGCTATGATTATGTGTAAAGGCTGTGGGGCATTTTGTCATGATGACTGTATAGGACCCTCAAAGCTTTGTGTATTGTGCCTTGTGGTGAGATAA
- the ASXL1 gene encoding polycomb group protein ASXL1 isoform X1 — protein MKDKQKRKKERTWAEAARLVLENYSDAPMTPKQILQVIEAEGLKEMSGTSPLACLNAMLHSNSRGEGLFYKLPGRISLFTLKKDALQWSRNPSVPEGEELEDTADVESCGSNEASTVSGDNDVSLDETSSNASCSTESQGRTISTTREMYRAASQTSKPKKKTGVMLPRVVLTPLKVNGAHMESASGFSGRHADGESSSTSSSSSSSLALCNTAMRNRVEITRDPPQILRGIRKPATGQMKRNRGEEIDFETPGSILVNTNLRALINSRTFNALPSHFQQQLLFLLPEVDRQVGTDGLMRLSSSALNNEFFTHAAQSWRERLADGEFTHEMQVRIRQEMEKEKKVEQWKEKFFEDYYGQKLGLTREESLQHNSSQEETELKGGLCVPGETIRPQRSPATRQRDGHFKKRSRPDLRCRARRSLYKKHEPEQTEASKETTPVVPDSSLYKEEKAETDLTEGSSSCLPGVSSTELKPDTPETPIVTMTARIQNSSEVLALASPTLSRIPSLPQENTDQETKDQKRKSFEQSAASSFPEKKPRLEDRQSFRNTIESVHPEKPQPTKEEPKVPPIRIQLSRIKPPWVVKGQPTYQICPRIVPNTEHSSRGRTGARTLADIKARALQARAQREAATASIGGGGGPGGGGGGNTDEGGGGGEISDHSEHRGAKRTHGRCTPNLQRTQLLPPGHVFDGEQTLLETGTPEGDWLLAGKDDLSSPIGEEGCMFHRVADILTSESEQVLPPFTVVSHSQPNDAMVQTSSDTLVHDRLSEKPDLPSDVRTEHESCTPSQKGKGEELGQMVLSENDSVQSQVEVVLEKVADQTLSLDSNSTVKDSVHSLVASLVPELLLDERQQVGPLNEVELNDTNSITEESNDSQENLKDEALVADSVAPWLSDPSNVQTVQEQEVDSRESTSSTEPYSGSDPEKKVTIQVLDLLGCHPATQDSINHSDSLPQLWELSAEGDMTNVCKQIEEVQRLKLNGDCETLSTHSESTDTASDLEAELTEASVETDPDLGPQPNTEEATIGHGSSVGIMTEKCVWNQSDSSLKINREPCKGDLPSVTSVGKGLELQSWVSHVSDGSVPQKPTESLPQVSSEKQPGSPCLARPVSSDETNNPLVMQLLQGNLTLENVLPAAHSATKLEAMQSLSENMEQSSIDCFGESTLDPETSGNVAGRKSASSISPRALRDLLPQECHDPEAVLPKPKGNQTLPDTPPKNSKVVSNSSSPPPSANLVGASGKLEEVESKDKFSSFSFEEQKELTVSPNLPQHNNVDSTLGRSPGKQTVPRIPRFLTPNVISVGPNQICGAPIDKNYVGGQGKKLFGSGFLGSTAIALHHSRSVEPVPPNIPTTEPVFPSRKPGLNKNTLSGVGGVQSTRTEWSPKQPSNSFSSIKNENVLACGSGPPKSNAENRKAIGHKPFELMEHFQGMPLVMDLPFFKLPREPGKGLNQPLEPSSIPSQLNIKQAFYGKLSKLQLNSTSFNYSSSTPTFPRSLAGSVMQLSHKANFAANHSASLSVQMFTDSSNMEEISLKCSCSLKAMIMCKGCGAFCHDDCIGPSKLCVLCLVVR, from the exons AAGGATGCCCTACAGTGGTCTAGAAATCCATCTGTGCCTGAGGGAGAAGAATTAGAGGATACAGCAGATGTAGAAAGCTGTGGATCGAATGAAGCCAGCACTGTGAGTGGTGACAATGATG tatcTCTTGATGAAACCTCTTCCAATGCCTCCTGTTCTACAGAGTCTCAAGGTAGAACTATCTCTACTACCAGGGAGATGTACAGAGCTGCTTCACAG acaAGCAAACCGAAGAAAAAGACTGGAGTGATGCTACCTCGAGTTGTCCTGACCCCTCTGAAAGTAAATGGTGCACACATGGAATCTGCATCAG GATTTTCTGGACGACATGCTGATGGAGAAAGCAGTAGCACTTCAAGCAGCAGCAGTAGCTCCCTGGCCCTATGCAACACTGCCATGCGTAATCGGGTGGAAATTACCCGTGATCCTCCCCAGATTTTGCGAGGTATCAGGAAACCAGCAACAG GGCAAATGAAGCGCAACAGAGGGGAGGAGATCGATTTTGAGACGCCTGGTTCTATCCTTGTCAACACAAACCTCCGTGCCCTAATAAATTCTCGAACCTTCAATGCCCTTCCTTCACATTTCCAGCAACAACTCCTCTTCCTCCTGCCTGAGGTGGACAGACAG GTTGGGACAGATGGCCTGATGCGACTCAGCAGCAGTGCTCTGAATAACGAGTTTTTCACCCATGCGGCTCAGAGTTGGCGGGAACGCTTGGCTGATG GTGAATTTACTCATGAGATGCAAGTCAGAATACgacaagaaatggagaaagaaaagaaagtagaacaGTGGAAAGAAAAGTTCTTTGAAGATTACTATGGACAGAA GTTGGGTTTGACCAGAGAAGAGTCACTGCAGCATAATTCTAGCCAAGAGGAAACTGAACTCAAGGGTGGCTTGTGCGTTCCAGGAGAAACAATTCGACCACAACGTAGTCCCGCTACACGTCAGCGGGATGGCCACTTCAAGAAACGCTCTAGGCCAGACCTTCGATGCAGAGCCAGGAGAAGTCTGTATAAGAAACATGAACCTGAACAAACAGAAGCCTCTAAGGAGACAACACCTGTGGTGCCAGATTCCTCCCTTTATAAGGAAGAAAAGGCTGAAACAGACTTGACAGAAGGAAGCAGTTCATGTCTGCCTGGTGTGTCCTCTACAGAATTAAAACCAGATACTCCAGAGACACCAATTGTGACCATGACTGCCAGGATCCAAAATAGTTCGGAGGTCTTGGCCTTAGCCTCTCCCACTCTCAGCAGAATTCCTAGCTTGCCCCAGGAGAATACTGACCAGGAGACAAAAGACCAGAAACGGAAGTCCTTTGAGCAGTCAGCTGCTTCCTCCTTTCCCGAAAAGAAGCCCCGGCTTGAAGATCGTCAGTCCTTTCGTAACACAATTGAAAGTGTTCACCCCGAAAAGCCGCAGCCTACTAAAGAGGAGCCCAAAGTCCCGCCAATCCGG aTTCAACTTTCACGTATCAAACCGCCCTGGGTGGTTAAAGGTCAGCCCACTTACCAAATATGCCCCCGGATTGTCCCCAACACAGAGCACTCCAGCCGGGGCAGAACTGGTGCCAGAACCCTCGCAGACATTAAGGCCCGCGCTCTGCAAGCCCGAGCCCAGAGAGAAGCCGCCACAGCTTCTATCGGAGGTGGGGGCGGGCCAGGGGGAGGTGGTGGAGGGAACACCGATGAAGGAGGCGGTGGAGGTGAGATTAGTGACCATTCCGAGCACAGGGGAGCCAAGAGGACTCACGGAAGGTGTACGCCAAATCTACAGCGAACACAACTATTGCCGCCTGGTCATGTCTTCGACGGGGAGCAAACCCTGTTAGAAACGGGTACTCCTGAAGGAGACTGGCTGCTAGCTGGGAAAGATGACTTGTCCTCTCCTATTGGAGAGGAAGGCTGTATGTTTCACAGAGTTGCTGACATCCTCACAAGTGAGTCAGAACAGGTGCTACCGCCTTTCACTGTTGTTTCTCATAGCCAGCCAAATGATGCTATGGTCCAGACTTCTTCTGACACACTGGTACATGATAGGTTAAGTGAGAAGCCTGATTTACCTAGTGATGTAAGGACTGAACATGAGTCTTGTACCCCTTCTCAGAAAGGGAAGGGTGAAGAATTGGGACAGATGGTTCTCTCAGAGAATGATTCTGTTCAGTCTCAGGTAGAAGTTGTCTTAGAAAAAGTAGCTGACCAGACCCTAAGTTTGGACTCTAATTCCACTGTGAAGGACTCCGTACATTCATTGGTAGCCAGTCTAGTTCCTGAATTGTTATTGGATGAAAGGCAGCAAGTTGGACCATTGAATGAAGTAGAACTTAATGATACAAATTCAATCACAGAGGAAAGCAATGACAGCCAAGAAAACTTGAAAGATGAAGCTCTTGTTGCTGACAGTGTAGCTCCTTGGTTATCTGACCCATCAAATGTCCAGACAGTGCAAGAGCAAGAAGTGGACTCTAGGGAAAGCACCTCATCTACTGAACCCTACAGTGGAAGTGACCCAGAGAAAAAGGTTACCATTCAAGTATTGGATTTACTTGGTTGCCACCCTGCTACCCAAGATAGCATTAATCATTCTGATAGCCTTCCTCAGCTTTGGGAACTCTCCGCAGAAGGAGATATGACTAATGTCTGTAAACAGATTGAAGAAGTTCAAAGACTTAAACTTAATGGAGACTGTGAAACACTGAGTACCCACAGTGAGTCAACAGACACAGCCTCTGACTTGGAAGCTGAATTAACTGAAGCCAGTGTAGAGACAGATCCAGATTTGGGCCCCCAACCCAACACTGAAGAAGCTACTATAGGGCATGGATCATCAGTTGGGATCATGACTGAGAAATGTGTTTGGAAtcaatctgattcttctttaaaaattaatagagaGCCATGCAAGGGAGACTTGCCTTCAGTAACTTCAGTGGGCAAAGGGCTTGAGCTTCAAAGCTGGGTATCTCATGTATCTGATGGATCTGTCCCACAGAAGCCAACTGAATCCTTACCACAAGTCAGTTCTGAAAAACAGCCAGGGTCTCCATGCCTTGCCCGACCTGTGTCATCAGATGAGACTAACAATCCACTAGTGATGCAATTGCTTCAGGGCAACTTGACCCTTGAGAATGTCCTGCCAGCAGCACATAGTGCCACTAAATTGGAAGCTATGCAGTCATTATCTGAAAACATGGAGCAGAGTAGTATTGATTGTTTTGGAGAATCCACTCTTGATCCTGAGACAAGTGGAAATGTTGCTGGAAGAAAAAGTGCTAGCTCTATTTCCCCAAGGGCATTAAGGGATCTGCTTCCACAGGAGTGCCATGATCCTGAGGCAGTGCTTCCCAAGCCCAAAGGTAACCAGACTCTCCCTGACACTCCCCCAAAGAACTCAAAGGTTGTCTCAAATTCAAGTTCTCCACCACCATCAGCAAATCTAGTGGGAGCTTCAGGGAAATTGGAAGAAGTAGAGTCCAAAGataaattctcttccttcagtTTTGAAGAGCAAAAAGAGTTGACTGTATCCCCTAACCTGCCGCAACATAATAATGTAGATTCAACTCTGGGTAGAAGTCCAGGAAAACAAACTGTCCCAAGGATACCTCGGTTCTTGACTCCAAATGTGATCTCTGTTGGTCCCAATCAAATCTGTGGGGCCCCAATAGATAAAAATTATGTTGGTGGACAAGGGAAAAAGCTTTTTGGGTCTGGATTCCTTGGGAGCACAGCCATAGCCCTGCATCATTCCAGATCAGTGGAGCCAGTACCTCCCAATATCCCTACCACGGAGCCAGTTTTTCCTAGTAGGAAGCCGGGACTAAACAAAAACACGCTATCTGGAGTAGGAGGAGTCCAGTCAACAAGAACAGAATGGTCCCCAAAGCAGCCCTCCAACTCTTTTAGCAGCATCAAGAATGAGAACGTGTTGGCATGTGGGAGTGGCCCACCGAAGAGTAATGCAGAGAACAGGAAAGCCATTGGCCACAAACCTTTTGAACTGATGGAGCATTTTCAAGGGATGCCCCTTGTCATGGATTTACCATTCTTCAAGCTCCCCAGGGAACCTGGAAAAGGGCTCAACCAGCCATTAGAGCCTTCTTCCATCCCCTCCCAGCTCAATATCAAGCAGGCATTTTATGGGAAACTTTCTAAGCTGCAGTTGAATTCCACCAGTTTTAATTATTCATCCAGCACACCAACCTTTCCCAGAAGCCTCGCTGGGAGTGTGATGCAGCTAAGCCACAAAGCAAACTTTGCTGCAAACCACAGTGCATCTCTCTCTGTGCAAATGTTCACCGATAGCAGCAACATGGAAGAAATCTCACTCAAATGCTCCTGTAGCCTAAAAGCTATGATTATGTGTAAAGGCTGTGGGGCATTTTGTCATGATGACTGTATAGGACCCTCAAAGCTTTGTGTATTGTGCCTTGTGGTGAGATAA